A stretch of DNA from Paenibacillus albus:
TGAACTCAGTCGATGCGGATGAGATCATTTGGGTACCGGATAAGAATCTGGGTCACTACGTGCAGCAGAAGACAGACAAGAAGATGATTCTTTGGGAAGGCTACTGCAACACGCATGACATGCTAACCGTCAAAGATGTAGAAGAGATGAAAGCAAAGTATCCGAATGCTCAGTTCGTCGTTCATCCGGAATGCCGTCCTGAAGTTGTGGAGCTTGGCGATTTCGTGGGCAGTACAACCGCTATTATCAAATATTGTAAAGAATCCGATTGCCAGGAATTCATCGTCGGTACGGAAGACGGAACCGGTTATCAGCTGCGTCTCGATAGCCCGAACAAGACGTTCCATTTTGCAACGAAATATTTGGTTTGCCCGAACATGAAAGTAAACAACTTGAAGAAGCTTGTTAAATGTCTGGAAACGATGCAGCCTCAAATTTACGTTCCGGAAGAAGTCGCAAGCAAAGCCCGTTTATCCCTGGAGCGCATGTTACAAGTGAAGTAGCATGCGCTACTCTCTTTCCGCACAAAACGCAGAGAGGATAGCTGCCATTATGATTCCACGTTATTTAATTGATACTCAGTTGGAAGGGCTGCCAGTCATTCATAAAGACGTCATCGTGATCGGGGCCGGCATTGCCGGTCTTTTTACCGCAATCAAAGCGAGCGAGAGCAATGATGTCCTAATGATTACGAAGAAGTCCCTTATGGATAGCAATACGCGCTACGCGCAAGGCGGCATTGCTGCAGTGATCTCGGAGGACGACTCTCCGGCTTATCACCGTCAAGATACGTTGATTGCAGGCGCGGGCCTTTGTTCCAATGAAGCAGTGGATGCGCTCGTGCACGAAGGACCGCAAGGCGTACAGGATCTCATTCGAATGGGCACGCAGTTCGACCAAGAGAATGGGGAGTTCGCGCTAACGAAGGAAGGGGCGCACAGCCAGCGCCGTATCCTGCATGCCAATGGCGATGCGACGGGCTTCGAGATAGTCCGGGCGTTGTCAGAGAAGGCGATCGCGAATCCTCGGATTGACGTATGGGATGATCATTTTGTCATTGATTTGATTACGGATAACGGGGTTTGTTATGGTGCGCTTGTGCAGAAGCCGGACGGACAACGTTTGTTCGTGC
This window harbors:
- the nadA gene encoding quinolinate synthase NadA translates to MEALALERKAEQNRELRERLMQLKKERNAIILAHYYQRDEIQEVADFRGDSFLLAQKAAETDADVIVFCGVHFMGESAKILAPNKTVIIPDERAGCPMADMVNVDGLRKLKAQHPNAKVVTYINSSADVKAETDICCTSANAVRVVNSVDADEIIWVPDKNLGHYVQQKTDKKMILWEGYCNTHDMLTVKDVEEMKAKYPNAQFVVHPECRPEVVELGDFVGSTTAIIKYCKESDCQEFIVGTEDGTGYQLRLDSPNKTFHFATKYLVCPNMKVNNLKKLVKCLETMQPQIYVPEEVASKARLSLERMLQVK